The window ttaagtttataatgactgatgaagatgctcaaagagtctatgccagaaaacttgctggtgatagagaaagtcagaaaagaaagcgtgccgaggaactaccagagcaacgcgaaagcagacttgctgctaaaagagaaagtgaaaaaagaaagcatgccgaggaactaccagagcaacgcagaagcagacttgctgctaaaagagaatgtgaaaaaagaaagcatgccgaggaactaccagagcaacgcagaagcagacttgctgctaaaagagaatgtgaaaaaagaaagcatgccgaggaactaccagagcaacgcgaaagcagacttgctgctaaaagagaaagtgaaaaaagaaagcatgccgaggaactaccagagcaacgcagaagcagacttgctgctaaaagagaatgtgaaaaaagaaa is drawn from Artemia franciscana unplaced genomic scaffold, ASM3288406v1 Scaffold_2657, whole genome shotgun sequence and contains these coding sequences:
- the LOC136042977 gene encoding uncharacterized protein LOC136042977; protein product: MLKFIMTDEDAQRVYARKLAGDRESQKRKRAEELPEQRESRLAAKRESEKRKHAEELPEQRRSRLAAKRECEKRKHAEELPEQRRSRLAAKRECEKRKHAEELPEQRESRLAAKRESEKRKHAEELPEQRRSRLAAKRECEKRKHAEELPEQRRSRLAAKRECEKRKHAEELPEQRESRLAAKRESEKRKHAEELPEQRR